From the genome of Photobacterium sp. TLY01:
CCATCACCACCCACGAGTACGAATCAAAAGTGCTTGCCAAAGCCTTTGAGGAAATCACCGGCATCAAGGTCACCCATGATTTGATTCAGGAAGGGGATGTGGTGGAAAAACTGCAAACCGAAATGCAGTCCAACCGCAGTATTTATGACGCCTACATCAATGACTCCGATCTGATTGGGACCCACTTTCGCTACGGTAAGGTCATTCCTATCAGCGATTACATCACAGGGGAAGGGAAAGACGTCACCCTGCCCACACTGGATCTGGACGATTTCATCGGCCTGAGTTTTACCACAGGGCCGGACGGCAAAGTCTATCAGCTTCCCGATCAGCAATTTGCCAACCTGTACTGGTTCCGCGCCGACTGGTTTGAACGCGAAGATCTGCAGAAACAGTTCAAAGAGATCTACGGTTACGATTTAGGCGTGCCGGTTAACTGGTCTGCCTATGAAGACATTGCTGAATTCTTTACCGTGCATGTGAAAGAAATCGACGGCAAACGCGTCTATGGTCACATGGATTACGGTAAAAAAGATCCCTCGCTTGGCTGGCGTTTCACCGATGCCTGGTTCTCCATGGCGGGCGCAGGGGATAAAGGGTTGCCGAACGGTAAACCCGTCGACGAATGGGGCATCCGGGTCGAAGGCTGCCGCCCGGTTGGCTCCAGCGTTGAGCGGGGCGGTGCCACCAATGGCCCGGCGGCTGTCTATGCCACCACCAAGTATGTCGAATGGCTGAACAAGTATGCGCCCGCTGAAGCCCAGGGCATGACCTTCTCTGAAGCCGGTCCCGTTCCCGCACAAGGCAATATCGCGCAGCAAATTTTCTGGTACACCGCTTTCACGGCCGATATGACCAAACCCGGGCTGGAAGTGGTGAATCCGGACGGCACACCGAAATGGCGTATGGCGCCCTCGCCTAAAGGCCCCTACTGGGAAGAAGGCATGAAGTTAGGCTATCAGGATGCCGGTTCATGGACGCTGATGAAAGCCACCGACCCCGAGCGCCGTAAGGCCGCCTGGCTGTATGCGCAGTTCACCGTCGCCAAAACCGTCTCGCTGAAGAAAACCCTGGTCGGCCTGACCCCGATTCGTGAGTCAGATATCAACACAGACATCATGACAGAAGCGGCGCCGAAGCTGGGCGGCCTGGTCGAGTTCTACCGCAGCCCGGCGCGTGTTCAGTGGACGCCTACCGGCACCAATGTGCCTGACTATCCGAAGCTGGCTCAGCTCTGGTGGCAGTACATAGCCGAAGCGGCGAATGGCGAGAAAACCCCGCAGCAGGCACTGGACGGGCTGGCAACGGCACAAGATCGCGTGCTGGAACGTCTGGAACGCGCCAATGTGCAGGGTGAATGTGGGCCTAAACTCAACAAGCCCAGAGATGCCGCCTACTGGCTGGCCCAGCCCGGGGCACCGAAAGCCAAACTGGCTAACGAGAAGCCCCAAGGTGTGACCATTCAATACGCTGAACTGCTCAAATCCTGGCAGCAGTGATGAGCCGGTAACACAAACCCTCAGGGAGGCATCATGCCTCCCTGACCTTAAAATCAGCTAAATGTTGAAATATATAACTTTTCCACTTTCGCTCTCGCCCAGTCCGTTTTGCGTAAAAACTTCAGTGACGATTTAATGGAAGGATCATTTTTAAAACAATTAATATCGATTTCGCACGCCAGAATCGTCCACCCATAATGATCAACCAGTTGGGTTAAGATTTTTTCCAGGGTCAGGCCGTGCAGAGGGTTATTCGGTTGTTCGCGGGTCATAAGCTTTTCTTCGGTGGCAGTGTGAGAACGGGGATGAGTATACAGAATATTTCGCCATCCGGCATGGCGACAATGCCTCAGCGCCAAAGTATTCCTTTCACTCTGGTCAGTAAGCTGAGAGAATGCCGCGGTCATTTCAAATAAAACGACCCATCATGAAACTTCTAGTTCGTAACCTGTCTCGCTCAACCACTGAACAAGACATCCGTAAATTGTTTTCTGAACACGGCAAAGTCACCGAGTGTACACTGGTGCTCGATCAGGAAACCGGCCATTCCAAAGGCTTCGCTTTCGTCGAAATGCCGGATCAGGATCAAGCCAAAGCAGCGATCGCCAGCCTGAACCTGACCTCGCTTGCCAAAAGCAACATCCGGGTGAAAAAAGCGCAATAAACCGCTTATCCGATAGCCAGAAAACCAGCCTTTTCTGGCTATTTCCTCTCTGTTTACCGGCGATGAAACTCAGCGTTTAACATCGCATACAAATATTCATCTCCCCAGGCACCTTTGAAGAAAATATTTTGTCTGAAGTGGCCTTCACGACGAAACGCCAGTTTCTCCAGCAACCGCGATGACGCCCGATTATCAGCATCCGTGACCGCAATCACTCTGTGCCTGTTCAGGGTATCAAACAGATAATCCAACAAGCAGTTCACGGCATGAAACGCAATATTTTTTCTCTGATATTGGGGATCGACAGTAAAACCAATCTCCACTTGCGCATCATCGATAAAATGCACCGCTAAATCGCCAAGCAACACATCTGTTTTTTCATCTGCGATTGCCAATTGATACCAGTTGCCTGTTGTTCCGAATGTCGTGTAATCCATCCGCTCAAACAGGGTGACGGCATCCCGGTAGGTGTACTCCGTCCAGCTTTGATAACGGGCAACGTCGGGCTGCGCGCGATAACGTGTAAACGCCGCCAGATCCTTTCTCTCAAAAGGTCGGATCATCAGCGAATCAGTTTTCAGTACAGGTGCCATTTGAATTCCTTGCTGCTAAACCATCACTGCCTGTCATCTTTGCATATATTTCTGATCAGGCAGAAAAATTATCACCTGATACCCCTATTATTTCTCAGTGTTTATTAGCACTAATTGAGACTAGACTGAGTTGAACTCCAAAAACGAAAGGAAATTACCATGATTCAACAAGGCCAGACTCTGCCAGCTGCGACTCTGAGTGAACTCACCAAAGACGGTATGGTCAACCATGAGGTTACAGAACTGTTTGCAGGCAAGAAAGTGGTGTTGTTTGCGGTTCCCGGCGCCTTCACGCCAACTTGCTCGGAATCTCACCTGCCGGGTTATGTGGTGCTGGCAGATCAACTGAAAGCCAAAGGCGTGGATATCATTGCTTGTGTGTCAGTCAACGATGCCTTCGTGATGCAAGCCTGGGGCGAAGCACAAAATGCTTCAGAAATTATGATGCTGGCAGACGGTGACGGCAGCTTCACCAAAGCGCTGGGTCTGGAGATGGACACCGCAAAGTTCGGCGGCCTGCGCTCGCAACGCTATGCCATGATCATCGACAACGGTGTGGTGACACAGCTGAACGTTGAAGCGCCGAAAGAATTTGAAGTCAGCAAGGCAGAAACCATTCTGGCCAGCCTGTAATTTCAGATCATACACAACGGAAGCGAACGCTTCCGTTGTTCTCGGATTCACTTGATCTCTGTCATCGAAAAGTGGTGGCTGGCAATGTGAAACCCTTCACGCAGATAGAACTTATGCGCCGCAAAGCGCTGCACGCCAGAATCCAGATGCAGTTGCTTACACCCCTGCGCCTTTGCGTACGCTTTCAGCCAGTCAATCAAACATTCGCCGACACCCTTAGAGCGGTGTTGCTCAGCTGTCACCAGATCATCCACATAAATGGCTTTGCCCCAGGCCAGCTTTTCTGACACCACAAACCCGGCGACACCCATCACCTGATCGCCTGACTTCACATAAACCACCTGATAGCCCTGCGCCATCTGCTTGGTGATCTGCGCCTGTAAAGCACCTCTGTCGTACTGGGGGCGCAACTGACGCAACACATCCAGCACCAAAGGGACGTCCTGATTATCTTCAAAAAAATGTACTTTCATCGGGTTCCTATGACTTGCTGTTCAGACCTTAATGTCGATGTCTGTTTATAACGTTTTCAGCCACAACTGCACAATGGTTTGATGGATAGAAATGCAACCATCCAGTTTGTTTTGCGAACAACAGTTCAGAAGCGGTGCGCTTTAATTCTTTGCCTGCGCCCCGCTACCAATCCAGACTTTGATATCATCCAGAACACGTTCAACCTGACTCTGACCCTGCGCATCATTGAAAGCATGATCAAGGCCGGCATAGGTACGGGGCTGAATATGAGGGGCGGTTTTCTTCAGCGCCCTGACCATAGATTCGAAAGCGTGCGGATCCACATTGGTATCCTCTTCCGACTGAATCAAAAGAACAGGAACATCAATCGTTTGCAGTATCTGCTGCTGATCAGCCGTCAGCATCGCTTTCCACCATTTGAAACCGTGCCCACTGACAGCCGTGTCCATCTCGTTACTTTGCAGCACAGCTTCAGCAAACTGCCTGAACCCTTGTTCTGCTTCACTGAATGCCTGCGGTGACATCTGAGATTGCATGTTGTAGAGCACATCATCGATGAAAAAACGCCCACCGCCATTTAACGCCACCACACCTGTCACTTTATCACTCTTCGCAGCCAGCAGATTAGCCACCAAAGCCCCTTCACTGCCCTCCAGCAAGACAATCTGGCTATAACGATTATCCTGATCCAGTTTATCCAGCACCGTCAGGTAATCAGCCACACGCTGTGACGGAGAATCCTGTTTCAGATAGGCATCGGGACAGTCCGCTCGCTGCGGATCGGTATTCCAGCTCAGCCCGTTATCAATCCCGTATTTTTCGACCGTCAGGGTGTCTGCATCGTCCATAACCCGGCTGAAGTTGTCATTGATATTTTGATTATGAAATACACTGTTGCAGTCTGAGCCCTGAATCAGCACCAGCAAGCGGTCGCTGCCACGCCCGCTCAGGTAATAGGTAATGTCT
Proteins encoded in this window:
- a CDS encoding ABC transporter substrate-binding protein, coding for MNRTRFVPKPTTLGLIIALLLSPAAFADQYSDAAKKWIDDEFAQSSLSKDDQMKELAWFTEAAKPFRGMEIKVVSETITTHEYESKVLAKAFEEITGIKVTHDLIQEGDVVEKLQTEMQSNRSIYDAYINDSDLIGTHFRYGKVIPISDYITGEGKDVTLPTLDLDDFIGLSFTTGPDGKVYQLPDQQFANLYWFRADWFEREDLQKQFKEIYGYDLGVPVNWSAYEDIAEFFTVHVKEIDGKRVYGHMDYGKKDPSLGWRFTDAWFSMAGAGDKGLPNGKPVDEWGIRVEGCRPVGSSVERGGATNGPAAVYATTKYVEWLNKYAPAEAQGMTFSEAGPVPAQGNIAQQIFWYTAFTADMTKPGLEVVNPDGTPKWRMAPSPKGPYWEEGMKLGYQDAGSWTLMKATDPERRKAAWLYAQFTVAKTVSLKKTLVGLTPIRESDINTDIMTEAAPKLGGLVEFYRSPARVQWTPTGTNVPDYPKLAQLWWQYIAEAANGEKTPQQALDGLATAQDRVLERLERANVQGECGPKLNKPRDAAYWLAQPGAPKAKLANEKPQGVTIQYAELLKSWQQ
- a CDS encoding VF530 family DNA-binding protein, which produces MTREQPNNPLHGLTLEKILTQLVDHYGWTILACEIDINCFKNDPSIKSSLKFLRKTDWARAKVEKLYISTFS
- a CDS encoding RNA recognition motif containing protein produces the protein MKLLVRNLSRSTTEQDIRKLFSEHGKVTECTLVLDQETGHSKGFAFVEMPDQDQAKAAIASLNLTSLAKSNIRVKKAQ
- a CDS encoding GNAT family N-acetyltransferase, coding for MAPVLKTDSLMIRPFERKDLAAFTRYRAQPDVARYQSWTEYTYRDAVTLFERMDYTTFGTTGNWYQLAIADEKTDVLLGDLAVHFIDDAQVEIGFTVDPQYQRKNIAFHAVNCLLDYLFDTLNRHRVIAVTDADNRASSRLLEKLAFRREGHFRQNIFFKGAWGDEYLYAMLNAEFHRR
- a CDS encoding peroxiredoxin, which translates into the protein MIQQGQTLPAATLSELTKDGMVNHEVTELFAGKKVVLFAVPGAFTPTCSESHLPGYVVLADQLKAKGVDIIACVSVNDAFVMQAWGEAQNASEIMMLADGDGSFTKALGLEMDTAKFGGLRSQRYAMIIDNGVVTQLNVEAPKEFEVSKAETILASL
- a CDS encoding GNAT family N-acetyltransferase; its protein translation is MKVHFFEDNQDVPLVLDVLRQLRPQYDRGALQAQITKQMAQGYQVVYVKSGDQVMGVAGFVVSEKLAWGKAIYVDDLVTAEQHRSKGVGECLIDWLKAYAKAQGCKQLHLDSGVQRFAAHKFYLREGFHIASHHFSMTEIK
- a CDS encoding alpha/beta hydrolase encodes the protein MLKPLLFVVTAVCSVVPSPVLSRVTEELRRSDGSDITYYLSGRGSDRLLVLIQGSDCNSVFHNQNINDNFSRVMDDADTLTVEKYGIDNGLSWNTDPQRADCPDAYLKQDSPSQRVADYLTVLDKLDQDNRYSQIVLLEGSEGALVANLLAAKSDKVTGVVALNGGGRFFIDDVLYNMQSQMSPQAFSEAEQGFRQFAEAVLQSNEMDTAVSGHGFKWWKAMLTADQQQILQTIDVPVLLIQSEEDTNVDPHAFESMVRALKKTAPHIQPRTYAGLDHAFNDAQGQSQVERVLDDIKVWIGSGAQAKN